A genomic region of Cyprinus carpio isolate SPL01 chromosome B13, ASM1834038v1, whole genome shotgun sequence contains the following coding sequences:
- the nkx6.2 gene encoding homeobox protein Nkx-6.2 has protein sequence MSCQVVGVKLSHTNFLASRSPRGSLAPMLAVGQMDSNRQSAFVLGSTPLAALHNMTEMKTSLFPYALQNPAGFKAPSFSNLSSQIPLGTPHGISDILGRPITSAGQLLSGFPRINGLTSTGMYFNPAAVSRYPKPLTELHGRAPIFWPGMMQGSPWRDPRVPCPAQANMMLDNDGKKKHSRPTFSGQQIFALEKTFEQTKYLAGPERARLAYSLGMTESQVKVWFQNRRTKWRKRHAAEMATAKKKHDSETEKMKECSENEDDDEYNKPLDPNSDEEKITRLLKKHKTSNLSLISPCSNSSDTL, from the exons ATGAGTTGTCAAGTTGTGGGCGTTAAACTTTCTCATACGAACTTTCTTGCTTCGCGGTCGCCCCGTGGTTCACTCGCACCGATGTTAGCGGTCGGGCAGATGGATAGTAACCGGCAGAGTGCGTTCGTTCTGGGCAGCACTCCTCTGGCTGCGCTGCACAACATGACCGAGATGAAGACGTCTTTATTCCCGTACGCCCTGCAGAACCCCGCGGGCTTCAAGGCTCCTTCCTTCAGCAACCTGAGCTCTCAGATCCCGCTGGGAACGCCGCATGGAATTAGCGATATCTTGGGAAGACCCATCACCTCCGCGGGGCAGCTGCTCTCGGGCTTTCCCCGGATCAACGGCTTGACATCGACCGGGATGTACTTCAACCCTGCGGCGGTGTCTCGGTACCCCAAACCGCTGACGGAGTTGCATGGGAGGGCGCCCATATTTTGGCCCGGAATGATGCAGGGTTCACCCTGGAGAGACCCGAGGGTTCCCTGTCCTG cCCAGGCAAATATGATGCTGGACAATGATGGAAAGAAGAAACACTCCAGACCAACTTTTTCCGGACAGCAGATTTTCGCCCTGGAGAAAACCTTCGAGCAGACCAAATATCTGGCCGGTCCGGAGCGAGCTCGACTCGCGTATTCTCTGGGAATGACCGAGAGCCAAGTCAAG GTTTGGTTTCAAAACAGAAGAACCAAATGGCGCAAGAGACACGCGGCTGAGATGGCCACGGCTAAAAAGAAACACGACTCAGAGACGGAGAAAATGAAGGAGTGTTCAGAGAACGAGGATGATGATGAATATAACAAACCTCTGGATCCGAACTCCGACGAGGAGAAAATCACGAGACTGTTAAAAAAGCACAAGACGAGTAACCTGTCCCTCATCAGCCCGTGCAGCAACAGCTCGGACACTTTGTGA